A window of Myxococcales bacterium contains these coding sequences:
- a CDS encoding efflux RND transporter periplasmic adaptor subunit: MSAQTTPRTSATTDELRRALSAEEGGRVWVRRLALVLGLVALVAGGVVVRAKNKPPPAARYLSAEVGRGDVSEKVQATGAVQPLLQVNVGAQANGRVTRVLVDFNTVVKKGDLLAEIDPTVFDAQVSQTQANLLAQRAQNESAKANLAATKANFERIEKLFKENLASRGELDAARGQYEVAQAQVSATSAQASAIQAQLTQASTNKSFTKIYSPVDGVVISRTIDPGSTVVASFQAPVLFVIAQDLRKMRVLADVDEADVGKLREAMEVEAVVDAFPGEIFHGTVQQVRYSPNNVQGVVTYSAVVEVQNPEEKLRPGMTATVTVKTKEAKNVLRVPNAALRFKPSPPLGPNGKPVPQAPLPPLPKGQGRVHVLLSEQPGDEKEEVRVVGIGITDGIHTEVTGLSEGAKVVTDEGETDDKKKKGKPF; encoded by the coding sequence ATGTCTGCGCAAACCACCCCTCGAACCTCGGCCACGACCGACGAGCTCCGGCGGGCCCTCTCCGCGGAGGAAGGCGGGAGGGTGTGGGTGCGTAGGCTCGCGCTCGTGCTCGGGCTCGTCGCGCTCGTCGCCGGTGGTGTGGTCGTGCGGGCCAAGAACAAGCCGCCGCCCGCCGCGCGGTACCTCTCGGCCGAGGTCGGTCGAGGCGACGTGAGCGAGAAGGTGCAAGCGACGGGTGCCGTCCAACCGCTCCTCCAGGTGAACGTGGGCGCGCAGGCGAACGGTCGTGTCACGCGCGTGCTCGTCGACTTCAACACGGTGGTGAAGAAGGGGGATCTGCTCGCCGAGATCGACCCGACCGTGTTCGACGCGCAGGTCAGCCAGACCCAAGCGAACCTGCTCGCGCAGCGCGCCCAGAACGAGAGCGCCAAGGCGAACTTGGCGGCCACGAAGGCCAACTTCGAGCGCATCGAGAAGCTCTTCAAAGAGAACCTCGCCTCGCGGGGCGAGCTCGACGCGGCGCGCGGCCAGTACGAGGTCGCGCAGGCTCAGGTGTCGGCCACCTCGGCGCAGGCGTCGGCCATCCAGGCGCAGCTCACGCAGGCCTCGACGAACAAGAGCTTCACGAAGATCTACTCGCCGGTCGACGGCGTGGTCATCTCGCGCACGATCGATCCCGGGTCCACCGTGGTCGCGTCGTTCCAGGCGCCGGTGCTCTTCGTCATCGCCCAAGATCTCCGCAAAATGCGCGTGCTCGCGGACGTGGACGAGGCCGACGTGGGCAAGCTCCGCGAGGCCATGGAAGTCGAGGCCGTGGTCGACGCCTTCCCCGGAGAGATCTTCCACGGCACGGTGCAGCAGGTGCGCTACTCGCCGAACAACGTGCAGGGCGTCGTCACGTACTCGGCCGTCGTCGAGGTGCAGAACCCCGAAGAGAAGCTCAGGCCGGGCATGACCGCCACGGTCACCGTAAAGACCAAAGAAGCGAAGAACGTGCTTCGTGTCCCGAACGCGGCGCTGCGCTTCAAGCCCTCGCCGCCCCTCGGCCCCAACGGGAAGCCCGTTCCCCAAGCGCCGCTCCCGCCGCTCCCCAAGGGGCAGGGGCGTGTGCACGTGCTCCTGTCCGAGCAGCCCGGCGACGAAAAAGAAGAGGTCCGCGTCGTCGGCATCGGCATCACCGACGGCATCCACACCGAGGTCACGGGGCTCTCCGAGGGCGCCAAGGTCGTGACGGACGAGGGCGAGACCGACGACAAGAAGAAGAAGGGCAAGCCCTTCTGA
- a CDS encoding sigma-70 family RNA polymerase sigma factor, translating into MEPKPLSPTPTDRDLVERTKTGDQKAFGELVRRHQPRIHRLAVHMVRDRALAEDIAQEAFLRAYGAIERFDGRSEPYTWIYRIAVNLSLNAIRSRKSSRISGDDDDARLEGLASDGPAGHDPQSRSAEREQYAALCEGIDALSETLRTTLVLVCIDGVSHEDAATILGAPEGTIAWRVHEARRKLKEFMESRGFGPEALRGAQK; encoded by the coding sequence ATGGAACCCAAGCCGCTCTCGCCTACGCCCACGGACCGCGACCTCGTCGAACGCACCAAGACCGGCGACCAAAAAGCGTTCGGTGAGCTCGTCCGGCGCCACCAGCCCCGCATCCACCGGCTCGCCGTGCACATGGTGCGCGACCGGGCGCTCGCCGAGGATATCGCCCAAGAGGCGTTCCTCCGGGCCTACGGGGCCATCGAGCGGTTCGACGGGCGGAGCGAGCCCTACACCTGGATTTACCGCATCGCCGTGAACCTCTCGCTCAACGCGATCCGGTCGCGCAAGTCGTCGCGCATCTCGGGGGACGACGACGACGCCCGCCTCGAGGGCCTCGCGAGCGACGGGCCTGCCGGCCACGACCCGCAGAGCCGCAGCGCCGAGCGCGAGCAGTACGCGGCGCTCTGCGAAGGCATCGACGCACTCTCCGAGACGCTGCGCACCACGCTCGTCCTCGTCTGCATCGACGGCGTCTCCCACGAGGACGCCGCCACGATCCTCGGCGCACCCGAGGGCACCATCGCGTGGCGCGTCCACGAGGCGCGTCGCAAGCTCAAAGAGTTCATGGAGTCGCGGGGTTTCGGCCCCGAGGCCCTCCGCGGAGCGCAAAAATGA
- a CDS encoding carbon starvation protein A has translation MHAATFMLGALAVLAIAYRYYSAFLAAKVLCLDDTRETPAHEKNDGQNFHPTNRVVLFGHHFAAITGAGPLIGPVLAAQFGFLPGFVWILVGVCTAGAVHDFVILVSSVRRGGRSLAEIAREELGPGLGLVAAFAILFIVVIALAGLGNVVVAALAESAWGVFTVSSSIPIALAMGLYIYKVRKGTNRGIREASIFGVVLLVGALVLGKSASDSSFAEHLKLSKTALTLGMATYGFVASVLPVWMLLCPRDYLSSYLKIGTIALLVVGVVVVNPRIEMPAVTEAVHGGGPVVKGPLFPFIFITIACGAISGFHALVASGTTPKMVDKERDCRPIAYGAMLMEGLVGITALIAACAMPQEDYVAINTDPSVAIVASASTGGTGLARSRESLAAATASFGKKDWQLLGSADGAPIPIEALAAKKVPASKALALSNRALASLGYGVDPKDPRATSLEDADFARLGLTVKDLPRLSREADEVVAARTGGAVSLAVGMARVFSGLPGMGKLLSYWYHFAIMFEALFVLTTIDTGTRIGRFLMQEMIGRVSPKLGASTSVAGGVLATSIIVGGWTYFILTGNIQTLWPMFGVANQLLACTALAVATTILLREAKKRVYALVTFVPLLFVGTTTLAAGVESIRKLYVPMLASPELHGRALVNIAFTGTLLVFIVAILVGSARTWGKILRAHGAPREASVEGPLT, from the coding sequence ATGCACGCGGCCACGTTCATGCTCGGGGCGCTCGCCGTCCTCGCGATCGCCTACCGGTACTACTCGGCGTTCCTCGCGGCGAAGGTGCTCTGCCTCGACGATACGCGGGAGACACCGGCCCACGAGAAGAACGACGGCCAGAACTTCCACCCGACGAACCGCGTGGTCTTGTTCGGGCACCATTTCGCGGCCATCACCGGCGCGGGCCCGCTCATCGGTCCCGTGCTCGCGGCGCAGTTCGGGTTCCTCCCCGGGTTCGTGTGGATCCTCGTCGGCGTGTGCACCGCCGGGGCCGTCCACGACTTCGTCATCTTGGTGTCCTCGGTCCGGAGGGGAGGGCGGTCGCTCGCCGAGATCGCGCGCGAGGAGCTCGGGCCGGGCCTCGGCCTCGTCGCCGCGTTCGCCATCCTGTTCATCGTCGTCATCGCGCTCGCGGGCCTCGGCAACGTGGTCGTCGCGGCGCTCGCCGAGAGCGCGTGGGGCGTCTTCACGGTCTCGTCGTCGATCCCGATCGCGCTCGCGATGGGGCTCTACATCTACAAGGTGAGAAAAGGTACGAACCGAGGCATTCGCGAGGCGTCGATCTTCGGCGTCGTGCTCCTCGTGGGCGCGCTCGTGCTCGGCAAGTCCGCGAGCGACTCGTCCTTCGCCGAGCACCTCAAGCTCTCGAAGACCGCGCTCACGCTCGGCATGGCCACGTACGGTTTCGTGGCGAGCGTGCTGCCCGTGTGGATGCTGCTCTGCCCGCGAGACTACCTCTCGAGCTACCTCAAGATCGGCACCATCGCGCTGCTCGTCGTGGGCGTCGTCGTGGTGAACCCGCGCATCGAGATGCCCGCCGTGACCGAGGCCGTGCACGGCGGCGGCCCGGTCGTGAAGGGCCCGCTTTTTCCCTTCATTTTCATCACGATCGCGTGCGGCGCGATCAGCGGCTTCCACGCGCTCGTCGCCAGCGGCACCACGCCCAAGATGGTCGACAAGGAGCGCGACTGCCGGCCCATCGCCTACGGCGCCATGCTCATGGAGGGGCTCGTCGGCATCACGGCGCTCATCGCCGCGTGCGCGATGCCCCAAGAAGACTACGTGGCCATCAACACCGACCCTTCGGTCGCGATCGTCGCGAGCGCGTCGACGGGCGGCACGGGCCTCGCGAGGTCACGCGAGTCCCTCGCGGCGGCTACGGCGTCGTTCGGCAAGAAAGACTGGCAGCTCCTCGGCAGCGCCGATGGCGCGCCCATCCCCATCGAGGCCCTCGCGGCGAAGAAGGTGCCCGCGTCGAAGGCGCTCGCCCTTTCGAACCGCGCGCTCGCGAGCCTCGGCTACGGCGTCGACCCGAAGGACCCTCGCGCCACGTCCCTCGAGGACGCCGATTTCGCGCGCCTCGGGCTCACCGTAAAAGATCTCCCTCGGCTCTCGCGCGAGGCCGACGAGGTGGTCGCGGCTCGCACGGGCGGCGCCGTGTCCCTCGCCGTGGGCATGGCGCGGGTCTTCTCGGGCCTGCCCGGGATGGGAAAGCTCCTTTCCTATTGGTACCACTTCGCGATCATGTTCGAGGCGCTCTTCGTGCTCACGACGATCGACACGGGCACGCGCATCGGGCGCTTCCTGATGCAGGAGATGATAGGCCGCGTGTCGCCCAAGCTCGGCGCGTCGACGAGCGTGGCCGGCGGAGTGCTCGCCACCTCGATCATCGTGGGCGGATGGACGTACTTCATCCTCACGGGCAACATCCAGACGCTCTGGCCCATGTTCGGCGTCGCGAACCAGCTCCTCGCGTGCACCGCGCTCGCCGTGGCGACCACCATCCTGCTGCGCGAGGCGAAGAAGCGTGTGTACGCGCTCGTCACGTTCGTCCCCCTCCTCTTCGTGGGGACGACCACGCTCGCCGCGGGCGTCGAGAGCATCCGCAAGCTCTACGTGCCCATGCTGGCGAGCCCGGAGCTCCACGGGCGCGCTCTCGTGAACATCGCGTTCACGGGCACGCTGCTCGTCTTCATCGTGGCGATCTTGGTCGGCAGCGCGCGCACCTGGGGCAAGATCCTCCGCGCCCACGGCGCGCCGCGTGAGGCCTCGGTCGAGGGCCCGCTCACGTGA
- a CDS encoding FRG domain-containing protein, with amino-acid sequence MGTTTATRRRTAPKERPGFLMQEARFPDVEAFITHIEALKGMAGGHKWAFRGQRDATWALLPSAFRKGAELGYSHAPKIVGEVPTNREQAEAEFLRLREFLLAVDGTGLAIPEDTQALRAPRGWNELHEEFEGVGFPSHRVLSMLALGQHYGVPTRLLDFSERWEVALYFAVVDAVGAPPVELAVYALDLDWVLWRGFRRRGGALPAVQVVSAPRSSNPNLNAQAGLFLAPSIFPSQHDRAADLAPLDVRLARLTEPGTVPVLWKLVLPSACAGRALRLLSMRGVNHATLFPGFAGAAQFLKERKKWDIPRARWTPWTPE; translated from the coding sequence ATGGGGACGACGACGGCCACACGACGACGCACCGCGCCCAAGGAGCGCCCTGGCTTCTTGATGCAGGAGGCCCGTTTCCCGGACGTCGAGGCGTTCATCACGCACATCGAGGCTCTGAAGGGCATGGCCGGGGGACACAAGTGGGCGTTCCGCGGCCAGCGCGACGCGACATGGGCGCTCCTCCCCTCGGCGTTCCGGAAGGGCGCCGAGCTCGGCTACTCGCACGCGCCGAAGATCGTGGGCGAGGTCCCCACGAACCGCGAGCAGGCCGAGGCGGAGTTTCTCCGTCTGCGCGAGTTCTTGCTCGCGGTCGACGGCACGGGCCTCGCGATCCCCGAAGATACGCAGGCGCTCCGCGCGCCTCGCGGCTGGAACGAGCTCCACGAAGAGTTCGAGGGCGTCGGGTTCCCGTCGCACCGGGTGCTCTCGATGCTCGCGCTCGGACAGCACTACGGCGTACCGACGCGGCTCCTCGATTTCTCGGAGCGCTGGGAGGTCGCGCTCTATTTCGCCGTGGTCGACGCCGTCGGGGCCCCGCCCGTCGAGCTCGCCGTGTACGCCCTCGATCTCGACTGGGTGCTCTGGCGCGGCTTCCGGCGGAGGGGGGGCGCGCTGCCCGCCGTGCAGGTCGTCTCGGCGCCGCGGTCGTCGAACCCGAACCTGAACGCGCAGGCGGGCTTGTTCTTGGCCCCGAGCATCTTCCCGAGCCAGCACGATCGCGCGGCCGACCTCGCCCCGCTCGACGTGAGGCTCGCGCGGCTGACGGAGCCCGGCACCGTCCCCGTGCTCTGGAAGCTCGTCCTGCCGAGCGCGTGCGCGGGCAGAGCGCTGCGCCTCTTGTCGATGCGCGGGGTGAACCACGCGACGCTCTTCCCCGGGTTCGCGGGGGCCGCGCAGTTCTTGAAAGAGCGCAAAAAATGGGACATTCCGCGCGCGCGGTGGACCCCGTGGACACCCGAGTGA